The Fimbriimonadaceae bacterium region CCGCTTCGCCCCACTGGGCGCCGTGGAGTTCGCGCATCAGCACGGGCACGAAGCCGGTGTGCCAGTCGTTGGTGTGGACGACGTCGGGAATCCACCCCTTGGCGGCGAAGCACTCGAGCAGCGCGGAGGCGAAGAAGAGGTACTGGTCGCATCCGGGGCGATACACGGTTTCGCTGTTGACGGCCTTGTTGAACCACTCGTCGGTGCCCAGCAGGTAGATCGGGACGTCGTCGTGCACGCCGCAGCGAAGGTACGCGCGTTTGCTCCATCCCGGATTCATGGCGACGTGGACGCCTCCGACCTCGGTCTCGACCTCCCAGTGGGGATCGTGCTCGACCATCCTGTAGGCTGGCATCACCACGCGCACGTCGTGGCCCAGGGCGCGCAGGGCTTTGGGAAGGGACGCGGCGACATCCGCCAAGCCCCCGACCTTCGCAAACGGTGCGACCTCGGCGGAAACAAATAGAACTCTCACAGAACCCCCACGAACAGACGTCGATTTTGCCCGAAACGGTCCAAACGCCGCTTCGTTCGGTCCCCCAAGGAGGTTCATTCCATCCCGCCGAGGATCCGATCCCGGCAATTCCTATGGGAGTCGGGAATCGGGAGACGGGAGTCGGGAGTCGGGAGACGGGAGTCGGGAGACGGGAATCGGGAGACGGGAATCGGGAGACGGGAATCGGGAGACGGGAATCGGGGGACGGGAATCGGGGGACGGGAATCGGGAATCGGGAGTCGGGTGCCACGCCCGCTTGACGGGCGTGCTCCCACACAGAACCCAGCAGCGCGTTTGCTACAGGGCTTCGATCAAGATTGCCGTCGCCTCGCCGCCGCCGATGCAGGGGCTGGCGATGGCGTACTTGCCTCCGCGACGCCTCAGCTCGTGCATCGCCGTAAGTACCAACCGCCCCCCGGTCATGCCGATGGGGTGGCCGAGCGCCACCGCGCCGCCGTTGACGTTGAGCTTCTCCGAGGGGATGCCCACCTTGTCCGCCACGTTCATCGCCACGACGGCGAAGGCCTCGTTCACCTCGAAGACGTCGATGTCCGCGACCGTCAGCCCGTGGGCCGCCAAGAGCTTGGCGATCGCTTCGGCGGGGGCCGTGGTGAACCACTCTGGCGCCTGGGCGTGCTGGGCGTAGCCAACGACGCGGGCCAAGGGTCTGAGCCCATGGGCCTCGGCATGGGTGCGCGAGGCGACCACAAGCGCCGCGGCCCCGTCGTCCAGCGAACTGGCGTTGCCTGCGGTCGTCACGCCCTCCTTGTCGAACGCGGCGCGCAACGAGGGGAGCTTTTCGATGTTGCCCCTGCCCGGCTCCTCGTCTTCGGCGACGACCACGGGGTCGCCGCGCCGCTGAGGCACCTCGACCGGCACGATCTCCTCTGCAAGGCGGCCGTTCTGCTGCGCGGCCAGTGCTCGGCGATAGCTCTCGGCAGCGAACTCGTCGATCTTCTCGCGCGAGTAGTTGAGTTCGCGCGCGCACAGGTCTCCGCACGAGCCCATGTGTTGGTTCGAGTAGGGGTCCCAAAGGCCGTCGTGGATCATCATGTCCACTACCTTCCCGTCGCCCATCCGAAGGCCGGTGCGGGCTTCGGGCAGAAAGTAGGGCGCGTTGCTCATCGACTCCATGCCGCCGGCCACGACGAGTTTGGCGTCGCCCGACCGGATCGCCTGCGCCGCCATCATCACCGTCTTCATACCGGAGCCGCACACCTTGTTGACCGTGGTGCAGGGCACGCTCTGCGGCAAGCCCGCACCGAGCGCTGCCTGCCGCGCGGGAGCCTGGCCGACACCGCCTTGAAGCACCTGTCCGAACAGCACCTCGTCCACCTGATCGGGTTGCACGCCGGCACGCTCGAGCGCCGCTCGAATCGCGATCGAGCCCAGTTGGGGCGCCTTCATGCTCGAGAGAGCGCCGGCAAACGCGCCGATCGGCG contains the following coding sequences:
- a CDS encoding thiolase family protein; the protein is MEDVVILSGVRTPIGAFAGALSSMKAPQLGSIAIRAALERAGVQPDQVDEVLFGQVLQGGVGQAPARQAALGAGLPQSVPCTTVNKVCGSGMKTVMMAAQAIRSGDAKLVVAGGMESMSNAPYFLPEARTGLRMGDGKVVDMMIHDGLWDPYSNQHMGSCGDLCARELNYSREKIDEFAAESYRRALAAQQNGRLAEEIVPVEVPQRRGDPVVVAEDEEPGRGNIEKLPSLRAAFDKEGVTTAGNASSLDDGAAALVVASRTHAEAHGLRPLARVVGYAQHAQAPEWFTTAPAEAIAKLLAAHGLTVADIDVFEVNEAFAVVAMNVADKVGIPSEKLNVNGGAVALGHPIGMTGGRLVLTAMHELRRRGGKYAIASPCIGGGEATAILIEAL